In Microbacterium foliorum, the following proteins share a genomic window:
- a CDS encoding 1-phosphofructokinase family hexose kinase — protein MILTVTPNPALDLTWHVERLTLGETHRADAGAVRAGGKGLNVARVAHAQGASVLAVSTAGGRSGVELAAELGASGVPHRLVPVVGATRQSIALVDEALGDTTVVNERGMNPTDPEWAALLGEVVDALPGAQVLVISGSLPPGAPETLLPLLIGTARDAGVPVIVDTSGPAMLHAADAGASVLKPNAAELVEATGITDPVEGARSLIERGVDLVLLSLGAEGMLAVTASEVLHARLDAPLAGNPTGAGDAGVAACAVLYADGIRDPAAILRRATAWSAAAVLMPLAGEISDEWEALEQRLLVAPYDPTVREDPL, from the coding sequence ATGATCCTCACCGTCACCCCGAACCCCGCCCTCGACCTCACCTGGCACGTCGAGCGACTCACTCTCGGCGAGACGCACAGAGCGGATGCCGGTGCGGTGCGCGCCGGCGGCAAGGGGCTCAACGTCGCCAGGGTCGCGCACGCTCAGGGCGCCTCGGTGCTCGCGGTGTCGACTGCCGGTGGCCGCAGCGGCGTCGAGCTCGCGGCTGAGCTCGGTGCCAGCGGGGTGCCTCACCGACTCGTGCCTGTGGTGGGAGCGACTCGGCAGAGCATCGCCCTGGTCGACGAGGCGCTCGGAGACACCACGGTCGTCAACGAGCGGGGTATGAACCCGACCGATCCCGAGTGGGCCGCGCTGCTCGGCGAGGTCGTCGACGCTCTGCCCGGCGCGCAGGTGCTGGTGATCTCGGGCAGCCTTCCGCCCGGGGCGCCCGAGACGCTGCTCCCTCTGCTGATCGGCACGGCGCGAGACGCGGGCGTGCCGGTGATCGTCGACACGTCCGGTCCTGCGATGTTGCACGCGGCGGATGCCGGAGCATCCGTGCTCAAACCCAACGCCGCCGAGCTCGTCGAGGCGACCGGCATCACCGATCCGGTCGAGGGCGCCCGCTCGCTGATCGAGCGCGGCGTCGACCTCGTGCTGCTGTCGCTCGGCGCCGAGGGGATGCTCGCGGTCACGGCATCCGAGGTGCTGCACGCCCGCCTCGACGCTCCGCTCGCCGGCAACCCGACCGGTGCCGGTGACGCCGGAGTGGCCGCCTGCGCGGTGCTCTATGCCGACGGCATCCGTGACCCGGCAGCCATTCTGCGACGCGCGACCGCCTGGTCGGCTGCCGCTGTGCTCATGCCGCTCGCCGGCGAGATCTCCGACGAGTGGGAGGCGCTCGAGCAGCGTCTGCTCGTCGCCCCCTACGACCCCACCGTTCGAGAGGACCCTCTGTGA
- a CDS encoding DeoR/GlpR family DNA-binding transcription regulator — MKRAARLNAILDLLAEDGEVNVDELVERFGASAATTRRDLDSLAEQRLLTRTHGGAVAHSVAYELPIRYKSHQRAHEKESIALAAAALVAPGMVVGLSGGTTTTAIAAALAARDDLAAGPGITVVTNAVNIAAQLATRPDIKVVVTGGVIHSRSYELVGPFVEQLLRGVRLDIAFIGVNGMDAAAGATTQDEREAAVNRMMAERARRAVVVTDSSKIGTVAFAAVGGSELFPVLLTDDGADAAALAAFRDAGYEILTA; from the coding sequence ATGAAGCGCGCCGCCCGCCTGAATGCGATCCTCGACCTGCTGGCCGAGGACGGCGAGGTGAACGTCGACGAGCTCGTCGAGCGCTTCGGCGCCTCGGCCGCCACCACCCGTCGCGATCTCGACTCACTCGCCGAGCAGCGTCTGCTCACCCGCACGCACGGCGGGGCGGTCGCGCACTCGGTCGCCTACGAGCTGCCGATCCGCTACAAGAGCCACCAGCGCGCGCACGAGAAGGAGAGCATCGCCCTGGCCGCCGCCGCGCTCGTCGCGCCGGGCATGGTCGTCGGGTTGTCGGGCGGAACCACCACCACGGCCATCGCCGCAGCGCTCGCCGCCCGAGACGATCTCGCGGCGGGGCCCGGCATCACGGTCGTCACCAACGCCGTGAACATCGCCGCGCAGCTCGCGACACGGCCCGACATCAAGGTCGTCGTGACCGGTGGGGTGATCCACTCGCGCAGCTACGAGCTGGTGGGCCCGTTCGTCGAGCAGCTGCTGAGGGGTGTGCGGCTCGACATCGCCTTCATCGGAGTCAACGGGATGGATGCCGCGGCCGGAGCCACCACGCAGGACGAACGCGAAGCCGCGGTGAACCGCATGATGGCCGAGCGCGCCCGCCGTGCCGTGGTCGTCACCGACAGCAGCAAGATCGGCACGGTGGCGTTCGCGGCCGTCGGCGGCTCGGAGCTGTTCCCCGTGCTCCTGACCGACGACGGGGCGGATGCCGCTGCGCTCGCCGCGTTCCGCGACGCGGGCTACGAGATCCTGACGGCCTGA
- a CDS encoding carbohydrate ABC transporter permease — MSQTKESSNLAGAATGRPRTPGRRPGATRGKPGGKDLLQALPWIAPALLLIIGVVLFPAGVMFFNSTRDISLSGLDKGSVGFDNFVTVFTFAEFWPIIFRTIIWVVAVVTFTVLISLGLAQILNKAFPGRQIVRMAVIVPWAASVVMTTMVFYYSLEPYFGVFNKFLYDIGLSDDAVGYGWTKNPATAFAWSIVIAIFVSLPFTTYTILAGLQTVPADTLEAAKMDGAGATRTYWTIVLPQLRSALAVAVLINIINVFNSLPILKVMTGSIPGYGADTIMTMIFKYIELQKKVDVASALSVVAFLIVIVIVAIYVKAVKPMKEV; from the coding sequence ATGAGCCAGACGAAAGAATCCTCGAACCTCGCGGGGGCGGCCACCGGCCGCCCCCGCACCCCGGGGCGCCGACCAGGCGCGACCCGCGGCAAGCCCGGAGGGAAGGACCTCCTCCAGGCGCTGCCCTGGATCGCCCCGGCGCTGCTGCTCATCATCGGCGTGGTGCTGTTCCCCGCCGGGGTGATGTTCTTCAACTCCACCCGCGACATCTCGCTCTCGGGCCTCGACAAGGGCTCGGTCGGCTTCGACAACTTCGTGACGGTGTTCACGTTCGCCGAGTTCTGGCCGATCATCTTCCGCACGATCATCTGGGTCGTCGCGGTCGTGACCTTCACAGTGCTGATCTCGCTCGGACTCGCGCAGATCCTCAACAAGGCCTTCCCGGGTCGGCAGATCGTGCGCATGGCGGTCATCGTGCCGTGGGCGGCATCCGTCGTGATGACGACGATGGTCTTCTACTACAGCCTCGAGCCGTACTTCGGGGTCTTCAACAAGTTCCTCTACGACATCGGGCTGTCCGATGACGCGGTCGGCTACGGCTGGACCAAGAACCCGGCCACCGCATTCGCGTGGTCGATCGTGATCGCGATCTTCGTATCACTGCCGTTCACGACCTACACGATCCTCGCCGGGCTGCAGACCGTTCCGGCCGACACTCTCGAGGCCGCCAAGATGGACGGCGCCGGAGCGACGCGCACCTACTGGACCATCGTGCTGCCGCAACTGCGCAGCGCCCTCGCGGTCGCGGTGCTCATCAACATCATCAACGTCTTCAACTCGCTGCCGATCCTCAAGGTGATGACCGGATCGATCCCCGGCTACGGCGCCGACACGATCATGACGATGATCTTCAAGTACATCGAGCTGCAGAAGAAGGTCGACGTCGCGAGCGCTCTCTCGGTCGTCGCCTTCCTCATCGTGATCGTGATCGTCGCGATCTACGTCAAGGCCGTCAAGCCCATGAAGGAGGTCTGA
- a CDS encoding ROK family protein, with amino-acid sequence MTSPEDAASITDVVSDASSERLAAARPLGSGAPVLAFDVGGTDIKSALFDADGTALGLRRTPTPVADGDRTEVLIERLGVLAAELRADHPDVVPQAAGLVVPGIVDADAGLGVFASNLGWHDSPLRDLASAKLGLPVAFDHDVRAASWAEHRLGGARAYSNSVVLVIGTGIAGALLVGGEPYTAGGYAGEIGHSPIADGPVCACGARGCLEVVASAGAIARRYREATGITPDGAKDVIARAAAGDRIASEIWNSALDALTLSLAQLTAVIAPEAIVIGGGLSRAGGALFDELRARLAERLSFHRLPELVPAELSGNAGILGAALRARELA; translated from the coding sequence ATGACCAGCCCTGAGGATGCCGCGAGCATCACCGACGTCGTGAGCGACGCATCGAGCGAGAGGCTCGCGGCCGCACGTCCACTGGGCAGCGGCGCTCCGGTGCTGGCCTTCGACGTGGGGGGCACCGACATCAAGTCGGCGCTGTTCGACGCAGACGGTACGGCCCTCGGCCTGCGCCGCACGCCGACCCCGGTGGCCGACGGCGATCGCACCGAGGTGCTGATCGAGCGGCTCGGGGTGCTCGCCGCCGAGCTGCGGGCGGACCACCCCGACGTGGTGCCGCAGGCGGCCGGGCTCGTCGTGCCGGGGATCGTCGACGCGGATGCCGGGCTCGGCGTCTTCGCCAGCAACCTCGGCTGGCACGACTCGCCGCTGCGAGATCTCGCTTCGGCGAAGCTCGGCCTGCCCGTGGCGTTCGACCACGATGTGCGCGCGGCGAGCTGGGCCGAGCACCGCCTGGGCGGCGCTCGCGCGTACTCGAACTCGGTCGTGCTGGTGATCGGCACCGGCATCGCGGGCGCGCTGCTCGTGGGCGGAGAGCCCTACACGGCGGGCGGCTATGCGGGCGAGATCGGTCATTCGCCGATCGCCGACGGACCCGTGTGCGCGTGCGGCGCCCGAGGCTGCCTCGAGGTCGTCGCGTCGGCCGGTGCCATCGCGCGCCGTTATCGCGAGGCGACCGGCATCACCCCCGACGGCGCCAAAGACGTGATCGCCCGCGCCGCTGCCGGCGATCGGATCGCCTCGGAGATCTGGAACTCGGCGCTCGACGCCCTCACTCTGTCGCTCGCGCAGCTCACCGCGGTCATCGCACCCGAGGCGATCGTGATCGGCGGGGGGCTCTCCCGCGCCGGCGGAGCGCTCTTCGACGAGCTGCGAGCCCGACTGGCTGAGCGGCTCAGCTTCCATCGCCTCCCCGAGCTCGTGCCCGCCGAGCTCTCGGGCAACGCCGGCATCCTGGGCGCGGCACTGCGCGCGAGGGAGCTCGCATGA
- a CDS encoding class II fructose-bisphosphate aldolase: MTLVSARELVTDAAARGIGIGAFNVIHLETAEGLVRASEAAHLPVILQISQNCADYHGGLEPIALATLAIARRAATPVAVHLDHAERPELVDEAIALGFGSVMFDGGALPYDENVAITAAVAERSHAAGVYIEGELGEVGGKDGAHAPGVRTDPDEARAFVAATGVDALAVAVGSSHAMTDRTASLDLELICRLREALPVPLVLHGSSGVADAVIADAVRAGMTKINVSTHLNGFFTRAIRSTLDADEKLVDSRKYLSPAREALAGEAARMLRLFALVPAGVAGLPA; encoded by the coding sequence GTGACCCTGGTCTCCGCCCGCGAACTGGTGACGGATGCCGCAGCACGCGGCATCGGCATCGGCGCGTTCAACGTGATCCACCTCGAGACCGCCGAGGGGCTCGTGCGCGCCTCCGAGGCGGCGCACCTGCCGGTGATCCTGCAGATCTCGCAGAACTGCGCCGACTATCACGGCGGTCTCGAGCCGATCGCGCTGGCGACTCTCGCGATCGCCCGCCGGGCAGCGACGCCGGTCGCGGTGCACCTCGATCACGCCGAGCGCCCCGAGCTCGTCGACGAGGCCATCGCCCTCGGATTCGGCTCGGTCATGTTCGACGGCGGCGCGCTGCCCTACGACGAGAACGTGGCGATCACGGCTGCCGTCGCCGAGCGGTCCCACGCGGCCGGCGTCTACATCGAGGGCGAGCTGGGCGAGGTCGGCGGCAAAGACGGCGCCCACGCTCCCGGAGTCCGCACCGACCCCGACGAGGCGCGGGCGTTCGTGGCCGCGACCGGCGTCGACGCGCTCGCCGTGGCCGTGGGTTCGTCTCACGCGATGACCGACCGCACGGCATCCCTCGACCTCGAGCTGATCTGCCGGCTGCGCGAGGCGCTGCCCGTGCCGCTCGTGCTGCACGGCTCGTCGGGCGTCGCGGATGCCGTGATCGCCGACGCCGTGCGCGCGGGAATGACCAAGATCAACGTCTCGACGCACCTGAACGGGTTCTTCACCCGGGCGATCCGCTCGACGCTCGACGCCGACGAGAAGCTCGTCGACTCGCGCAAGTACCTGTCGCCGGCGCGTGAGGCGCTCGCCGGGGAGGCCGCGCGGATGCTGCGGCTGTTCGCCCTCGTGCCCGCCGGAGTTGCGGGGTTACCAGCGTGA
- a CDS encoding extracellular solute-binding protein: MKKSLRFGAVALAATATLTLASCGFGGSTGGGGDADGETTLNLLVPSYSDATKGLWEDVIEGFEEENPDIKVDLEVQSWDNLEKVVSTKIQAGEAPDIYNGGPFAGFVGDELLYPVEDVVSEETYSDFQDAFLANAEVDGTAYALPLIASARALFVNNALLEQAGVEAPTTWDELLDSATKVSALGGGVAGYGMPLGSEEAQAEAAVWLWGGGGSFGDASEITIDTPENLAGAEQIKKMIDAGATQADPGSTQRSPLMDIFIQGKIGMQVGLPPTVGQIEEGNPELDYSIVPIPTEDGSPFTLGVMDQLMAFQNDGDKQEAITAFFDYYYSADVYVPWVQAEGFLPVTKSGAEQLAGEEALAPFLEVLPDAQFYPSTNEKWSATDGAFKALFGQLQSKPAQDVLTEIQAQVDAG; the protein is encoded by the coding sequence ATGAAGAAGTCACTGCGATTCGGCGCCGTTGCCCTGGCGGCAACCGCCACGCTCACGCTCGCTTCGTGCGGGTTCGGCGGCTCGACAGGAGGCGGCGGAGACGCCGACGGCGAGACGACGCTCAACCTTCTGGTGCCCAGCTACTCCGACGCCACCAAGGGCCTGTGGGAAGACGTGATCGAAGGGTTCGAGGAAGAGAACCCCGACATCAAAGTCGACCTCGAGGTGCAGTCGTGGGACAACCTCGAGAAGGTCGTCTCCACCAAGATCCAGGCCGGTGAGGCTCCTGACATCTACAACGGCGGACCGTTCGCCGGATTCGTCGGCGACGAGCTGCTCTACCCGGTCGAGGACGTGGTCTCGGAGGAGACCTACTCCGACTTCCAGGACGCGTTCCTCGCGAACGCCGAGGTCGACGGCACCGCCTACGCGCTGCCGCTGATCGCATCCGCCCGTGCACTGTTCGTCAACAACGCGCTGCTCGAGCAGGCGGGTGTCGAGGCTCCGACGACCTGGGACGAGCTGCTCGATTCCGCCACCAAGGTGTCGGCGCTCGGCGGCGGCGTGGCCGGTTATGGCATGCCGCTCGGTTCCGAAGAGGCTCAGGCCGAGGCGGCCGTGTGGCTGTGGGGCGGCGGCGGCTCGTTCGGCGATGCCTCGGAGATCACGATCGACACCCCCGAGAACCTCGCAGGTGCTGAGCAGATCAAGAAGATGATCGACGCCGGTGCCACCCAGGCGGACCCCGGTTCGACCCAGCGCTCGCCCCTGATGGACATCTTCATCCAGGGCAAGATCGGCATGCAGGTCGGCCTGCCGCCGACAGTGGGCCAGATCGAAGAGGGCAACCCCGAGCTCGACTACTCGATCGTCCCGATCCCGACCGAAGACGGCTCGCCGTTCACGCTCGGCGTCATGGACCAGCTGATGGCCTTCCAGAACGACGGCGACAAGCAGGAGGCGATCACCGCCTTCTTCGACTACTACTACTCGGCCGACGTGTACGTGCCGTGGGTGCAGGCCGAGGGCTTCCTGCCCGTCACCAAGTCTGGTGCCGAGCAGCTCGCCGGCGAGGAGGCGCTCGCGCCGTTCCTCGAGGTGCTGCCCGACGCGCAGTTCTACCCGTCGACGAACGAGAAGTGGTCGGCCACCGACGGAGCCTTCAAGGCGCTGTTCGGCCAGCTGCAGTCGAAGCCGGCTCAGGATGTCCTGACCGAGATCCAGGCACAGGTCGACGCGGGCTGA
- a CDS encoding SIS domain-containing protein, with the protein MTELLPGAHMREELNSQPETWARAADLRDAQALLPASGARIAVVGCGTSWFMAQSYAFLRETAGQGETDAFAASESFVDRGYDAVVALTRSGTTTEVLELVERIKGRVPTIGVIGDETSPLVSLVDDAVLLPFADEKSVVQTRFATTALALFRASLGEDLTGAIDDAAAVLAADYDDELRDAEQYSFLGRGWTVGLAHEAALKMRESSQSWTESYPSMEYRHGPIAIAAPGRVTWQFGQAPEGLAAQVEATGARFVQHPVDPLADLVRLHRVALDRAVAKGLDPDQPRNLTRSVILDA; encoded by the coding sequence ATGACCGAACTTCTGCCCGGCGCACACATGCGCGAAGAACTGAACTCGCAGCCCGAGACCTGGGCTCGCGCGGCCGATCTCCGTGATGCGCAGGCGCTGCTGCCGGCATCCGGAGCCCGCATCGCGGTCGTCGGATGCGGCACCTCGTGGTTCATGGCGCAGTCGTATGCGTTCCTCCGCGAGACCGCGGGGCAGGGCGAGACCGACGCGTTCGCGGCATCCGAGTCGTTCGTCGACCGCGGCTATGACGCCGTCGTCGCGCTGACGCGCTCGGGCACCACGACCGAGGTGCTCGAGCTGGTCGAGCGCATCAAGGGCCGTGTGCCCACGATCGGCGTGATCGGTGACGAGACCTCGCCGCTCGTCTCACTGGTCGACGACGCCGTGCTACTGCCGTTCGCCGACGAGAAGTCCGTCGTGCAGACGCGCTTCGCGACGACCGCTCTGGCACTTTTCCGTGCATCGCTCGGCGAAGACCTCACGGGTGCGATCGACGATGCCGCCGCCGTGCTCGCCGCAGACTACGACGACGAGCTGCGCGATGCCGAGCAGTACTCGTTCCTCGGTCGCGGCTGGACCGTCGGCCTCGCGCACGAGGCCGCCCTGAAGATGCGCGAGTCGTCGCAGTCGTGGACCGAGTCGTACCCCTCGATGGAGTACCGCCACGGTCCGATCGCGATCGCCGCACCCGGCCGCGTGACGTGGCAGTTCGGCCAGGCGCCCGAGGGACTGGCCGCGCAGGTCGAGGCCACGGGGGCGCGTTTCGTGCAGCATCCGGTCGACCCGCTCGCCGACCTCGTGCGCCTGCACCGTGTCGCCCTCGACCGCGCCGTCGCCAAGGGTCTCGACCCCGATCAGCCTCGCAACCTCACGCGATCCGTCATCCTGGATGCATGA